From the genome of Desulfobaccales bacterium:
CGGCGGAAAAAGGAGATGCCAAAGGCGGCCATCACCTCCAGGGTGAGGTCCACATAGGGCCGGGAGACCAGCTCGCCGGTGATCTCCACCTCCACTCCCAGGGGGGCCAAGGGCCCAATCAGGAGGAGGGCGGAGAGATACTGGCTGCTCACCTGCCCGGACAGGCGGGTGTGACCGCCGGTGAGGCCACCGTGGACGATGACCGGCGGGCAGCCGTCCCCCCTTTCCGACTCGGCCTTGACTCCCAACAGCTTCAGGGCCGCCAGCAGTTCCCCCACCGGCCGTTCACAAAGGCGCGGGGTGCCGGTGAGGAGGTACTTTCCTTGTCCCAAGGAGACCAGGGCGGTAAAAAAGCGGTGGGAAGTGCCGGAGTTGCCGAAATAGAGGGGTTCGGTCACGGGCTTCAGGCGGCCGCCGGTGCCCCGGATGCGGACGGTGGCGTCCTCCCAGTCGATAACGGCCCCCAGCTTCCGGAGGGCCTGAGCGGTGAGCAGGGTGTCCTCGGCCACCAGGGCGTTGGTCACCAGGCTCTCGCCGGAAGCCAGGGCGCCGGCGATGAGGGCCCGATGGGTGAGGCTCTTGGAGCCCGGGAGGGACACGGTGGCCTCCACCTGGTCCCGGGGTCTAATTTCCCGCGTGATTTCCATACATTCCCTTTCGGATGGGATAATGCGCCGGCCTCGCGATGAGGTCACCCCGCCGCCGCCTCTCCTTGGCCATCAGGGTTTTCGGGTGCCGAAAAATTCCTCTAACAGGGCCAGCATCTGCTCCACTTCCCGGGGGTGGAACCACCGGATCTCCGGGTCGGCCCGAAACCAGGTGAGCTGGCGTTTGGCATAGCGGCGGGTGTCCCGTTTGATGGCCGCCACCGCCTCCTCAAACCCCACCTCACCGTGCAGGTAGGCCACCAGGTGGCGGTAGCCCAGGGCCCGAAGCGGCTTCAGGTCCGGAGGATAGCGGCTGAGGAGCCTTTTCACCTCCTCCAGCCAGCCCGCCGCCAGCATGGCCTCCACCC
Proteins encoded in this window:
- the aroA gene encoding 3-phosphoshikimate 1-carboxyvinyltransferase encodes the protein MEITREIRPRDQVEATVSLPGSKSLTHRALIAGALASGESLVTNALVAEDTLLTAQALRKLGAVIDWEDATVRIRGTGGRLKPVTEPLYFGNSGTSHRFFTALVSLGQGKYLLTGTPRLCERPVGELLAALKLLGVKAESERGDGCPPVIVHGGLTGGHTRLSGQVSSQYLSALLLIGPLAPLGVEVEITGELVSRPYVDLTLEVMAAFGISFFRRGYRFFQVPGGQAYEPREYAVEGDASSAAYFWAAAAVTGGRVTVANLSVDSTQGDIDFLSVLARMGCHIESSPLGLTVAGGPLHGITVDMANMPDQVPTLGVVAAFAEGDTVITGVGHLRHKESDRLAAVATELRKMGGEVEEMEDGLRIRGGRPLHGAIIHTYDDHRIAMSFAVAGLKVPGVVIEDPGCVAKSFPEFWRYWQELEG